From the genome of Pseudomonas helvetica:
TGTAGTCCTGGACCAGCAAGTGCACCTGCTGGATCAGTTTCTCTATGCTTTCCTTGCCTGCCTTGTCGCTGTCGCGGCCCAGCAAAAACAGAATCCGCACCAACGCTTCCAGGGGGCCGCCATGGGGCAGCGCATCCTGCAGGCGTTCGATCAGGGCCTGGTCCTGCTGGTCGGCATGTGCCTGGAGATTTCGCACCGGACTGTTTCCGGTGAGGGCACCCAGTGCGCCGTAGATACCGTAAAAACACAGCTCCTGAGTGGCGTCACGCACATCGCGATAAGCATTCAGGGCGTCTTGTATCTGGTTGGAGAACAGCTCCTGCCACGCCAGCAGCGGGTTGTCCTGGCGTGCGGGACGACGATCGCTGCTCACTTGGGAGGCGGCCCCGGCTAACCACCACAGCGCCGGATTCAGGCTGCTCCATAGTAATTGCTGCTGATGGAAGGGGTGCGTCCTGCGTATCAGTTCGGCAATGGGCTCGTTGACGACCTGACGCAGCCACGGGCGTATGAACCCGTCGTAAAACTCGCTGTTGATTTCAGAGGCATGCTCCACCAGAGAGAATTCGCGATCGTCATCACGGGCTGGCTCGACGTCATTATGGATATCAGCGATTCGCCTTGATTCGAAACTCACGCTGTATTGCACGTCACCGCTGCCTGAGGGGGCCGGCAGATCGTCGATCAGCATTTCGTATAGCCCTGCCGGCAGCGCGTTGATGGCTTCGACCGCACCGAGCAATCCACGGTGTTCACGTCGAGCCACCTTACCGGAAACAAAGATGCCCAAATGGCCGATGCTGGCGTGTCGCAGGTAGACGATGGTACGTCCTGCATCATGCAAGGCGAGATCGCTGGGATAGACATCGGCGATCCAGTTCAACGCTTGCTGGGGAGGGGTGATGTTGTCGCCGTAGGAGCAGAACACCACCACCGGTACTTCGATCCGTTTCAGGTCAATACCGGAGCTCTTGCGGCCAAGGCCGCCGGACAATTGGTTGCCGATGAAAAGGTCATCGACAATCATCTCGATCTCTTCGCCGTTGAGCAGGGTCGGGCTGCCCCACCAGCGTTCGAAGTCGAGAAAGCGCGCAGCCTCACTGTCGATCTGGCTGAACAACTGGTAGTACTTGCCCCAATAGGTGTTGGCCGGGTCCAGGTTTTCGAAATTGCTGACCAGCCAGGTGCCGTCGAAACGGTTATTGCCCAAGTCGCTGCCCAGGCGAGCCATCCAGCCACCACCCAGCAGGCCACCGGTGTAACGCATCGGATTGCGTCCATTGACACCGGCCCAGTACGACAAGGGGGCACCATTGATAATGATCAATCCCGGCAGTTCCGGCCGTGTTGCCGCCAATCCCATTAAGGCCCAGCCGGCCTGGCAGTTGCCGATAATGATCGGCTTGCTGTTGGTTGGGTGAAGGGCGCTGACGACCTCGATGAACCGGGCCTGGGCTTCGACGATATCGGCCAGGGTTTGCCCAGGCTGTGGTGAGTGGCTGAAAGAGATGAAATAAGTGGGGTGGCCGGCTCTGAGGCTTTCGCCTAATACCGAATCCTGTTTGAAGCCACCGATTCCCGAGCCATGGCCGCCGCGTGGGTCAATGATGATCACCGGCTGGCCATTGCTGTCGATTTTTTGCTCGGGACCCAGGAGGATTCGCAGCAGTGAATAGTTGACCGGGCGCGGGAGGTCGGCGCCTGCGATCAGGGTTTCATGATCGAACTTGAGCAGCAGCGGATACCCGGCGCGTTCATGGGCCAGCGTATTGTCGCCGCGCTGGCGCAGGGTGTCCCAGAACAGCAGGCAGCGTTGGCCAAGGTCGCTGACATATTCCTGCCATTCAGCGGGCGTAGGTTGTCTGAGTTGACCCTGCTTCAGCGGCGCGAAGGTTTTTTCCTGACGCTGGCGCAAAGCATCAAGGATGTTCAGCGTATTGAGGCGCTGCAGATGGCTCAGGTGTTCGAACAGGCCGCGTTGAGAGAAGGGTTTTTTATATTGCGATGCAATAATATCTTCCTGGCCCATGGTGATCTCCTGAGGTTATGCATGCGAAGCAGCGGCCTGCGGCTCATTGATGAATGAGACTCAGGCTGTCCGCTTGATGTCAGGAGTCTATAGCGAATATCAGCCGTGGTGGAAAAACTTTTGTGCACTGCACAAAAAACCATTGCCAAAAAAAATTGTGCGCTGCAATATTAAATCTAGCGCGATGACCGGCAGGATCGCTATCGCGTCCTCAGGCCTATGCCGGCCTTTCAGAATCAGGAGATTCAAGCATGTCTTTTTTCAACTCGGAAAAATTGCAAGACGCTCAGAAAGCCAACCTAGACCTCCTGCAGCAAATCAGCGGCAAAATCTTCTCCAGTGTTGAACAGCTCAGCCAATTGCAGTTCAAGACGCTGCAGGCCTCCACCGAGGAGCAGTT
Proteins encoded in this window:
- a CDS encoding DUF3141 domain-containing protein — encoded protein: MGQEDIIASQYKKPFSQRGLFEHLSHLQRLNTLNILDALRQRQEKTFAPLKQGQLRQPTPAEWQEYVSDLGQRCLLFWDTLRQRGDNTLAHERAGYPLLLKFDHETLIAGADLPRPVNYSLLRILLGPEQKIDSNGQPVIIIDPRGGHGSGIGGFKQDSVLGESLRAGHPTYFISFSHSPQPGQTLADIVEAQARFIEVVSALHPTNSKPIIIGNCQAGWALMGLAATRPELPGLIIINGAPLSYWAGVNGRNPMRYTGGLLGGGWMARLGSDLGNNRFDGTWLVSNFENLDPANTYWGKYYQLFSQIDSEAARFLDFERWWGSPTLLNGEEIEMIVDDLFIGNQLSGGLGRKSSGIDLKRIEVPVVVFCSYGDNITPPQQALNWIADVYPSDLALHDAGRTIVYLRHASIGHLGIFVSGKVARREHRGLLGAVEAINALPAGLYEMLIDDLPAPSGSGDVQYSVSFESRRIADIHNDVEPARDDDREFSLVEHASEINSEFYDGFIRPWLRQVVNEPIAELIRRTHPFHQQQLLWSSLNPALWWLAGAASQVSSDRRPARQDNPLLAWQELFSNQIQDALNAYRDVRDATQELCFYGIYGALGALTGNSPVRNLQAHADQQDQALIERLQDALPHGGPLEALVRILFLLGRDSDKAGKESIEKLIQQVHLLVQDYSTEPTALREAIRLQNLLVFAHPQESLRSLPLLLTEAKERQQVLTAVGQLMPELLSTAGTEGEFWRELHTLLEVPLPAPAIVVKAPKRKATKGPKPQ